One genomic region from Candidatus Palauibacter polyketidifaciens encodes:
- a CDS encoding DUF4249 domain-containing protein — MELLMRGGGGHRVTTAGRLLALAGCVAAAGCERVVDVDIPDPVPRLVVEGRIERLKEAPTGRQRIRLSTTAGFFDSRPTPPATGAIVTVVDGAGRAYPFPEIEPGLYGTEHLVARVGETYTLFLEYAGDVYEASALLREVAPIDSLYFVFEEESLFIDDEGYRAAIDFADPAGVPNYYLWEQLVEGVNEIPPDPGNAINLVSRDELYDGQDVIGFQPNDEVAIGTGEHAEVRQISLSRLGYDYYYALFEQNALGSANPFSIPPANVRGNVTNLDRPSRFAFGFFGAAEVSVAEGVAPAR; from the coding sequence GTGGAACTTCTGATGCGCGGCGGCGGCGGGCATCGGGTGACGACGGCGGGCCGCCTGCTCGCGTTGGCGGGGTGCGTTGCGGCGGCGGGCTGCGAACGGGTCGTGGACGTCGACATTCCCGACCCGGTGCCGAGACTCGTCGTGGAGGGACGGATCGAGCGCCTCAAGGAGGCGCCGACCGGGAGGCAGCGAATCCGGCTGTCGACGACGGCGGGCTTCTTCGACAGCCGGCCGACCCCGCCCGCGACGGGGGCCATCGTCACGGTCGTCGATGGGGCCGGCCGCGCCTACCCGTTCCCGGAGATCGAGCCGGGCCTGTACGGGACGGAACATCTCGTCGCGCGCGTCGGCGAGACGTACACGCTCTTCCTCGAGTACGCGGGAGATGTGTACGAGGCGTCGGCTCTGCTGCGCGAGGTGGCCCCGATCGACTCGCTGTACTTCGTGTTCGAGGAGGAGTCGCTCTTCATCGACGATGAAGGCTATCGGGCGGCGATCGACTTCGCGGACCCGGCCGGAGTCCCGAACTACTACCTGTGGGAACAACTCGTGGAGGGCGTGAACGAGATCCCGCCGGACCCCGGAAACGCGATCAACCTCGTGAGCAGGGACGAACTGTACGACGGGCAGGACGTCATCGGCTTTCAGCCGAACGATGAGGTCGCCATCGGGACCGGCGAGCACGCGGAGGTCCGCCAGATCTCGCTCTCGAGGCTGGGCTACGACTACTACTACGCGCTCTTCGAGCAGAACGCGCTGGGGTCGGCGAACCCCTTCTCGATCCCGCCCGCGAACGTGCGCGGGAACGTCACGAATCTGGACCGCCCGTCCCGGTTCGCGTTCGGCTTCTTCGGCGCGGCCGAGGTGAGCGTCGCGGAGGGGGTCGCGCCGGCGCGATAG
- a CDS encoding TonB-dependent receptor, with amino-acid sequence MAAVGAGGTHAQEPEAVRLSGYVRVAENDEVIRAARLDIVERDLVIGTNRFGFYSIELPPARYSIRVSSLGYETVSEVVDLNETTSLDFALPLRPVVVSELRVTADREPPDLDPASVDMSVVRLDIPSLSELPLVLGEADPVRTLTLYPGVSTANDATTAINVRGGAGDENQIRLDDSEVFNPAHAIGLFSTFNSDAVGDVTLYKGGIPARYGGRLSSVLEIHQREGNSREFEGAATIGLLSSRLSLQGPLLDGRGSWLVAGRRTYADLFLGLSSDPSIQESTAYFYDLNAKANARYGATGQVMLSGYFGRDRLRIGAQASAAWGNATGTVRWNHVFGPVFSHVTVTYSDYEYHIQNSFNAKSASLDAGIRNFSVTVDESWDLSPSDRLEFGLGLRSYEIQPANIAPGEGSAVIATEFESRKGLAPEAYIEHETEIGRLGLRYGLRASGFIRRGGATIYDYENDAPVVYRPALGRYEPGAIVDSTRYGNGETIVSYGGIEPRLGVRFGLSDASSLKASYSRTRQYLRLVTNTNSPTPLDLWDPVGPYVKPHVADQFALGYVTTLAGGRYALSGEVYYKRARHLIDYVDGADIYFSRRLETLLLPGEGRGYGAEFLLRKTRGRLTGWASYTLARSDQRTPGLTAADPGVNGGDWYPSPYDRTHDFALTGLYRFGEDWSLGANFVFATGLPTTYPVARYQFAGLILGEYGPRNARRLPDYHRLDVSATRRWGRGELQFGLFNVYNRFNAQAIAFRQNRDSRTVTEAVETAVFGLVPSISYRWNF; translated from the coding sequence GTGGCGGCGGTCGGCGCCGGCGGAACGCACGCACAGGAACCCGAAGCGGTACGCCTCTCGGGCTATGTGCGGGTCGCGGAGAACGACGAGGTCATCCGGGCCGCCCGGCTCGACATCGTGGAGCGTGACCTCGTCATCGGGACCAACCGGTTCGGCTTCTACTCGATCGAGTTGCCCCCCGCGCGGTACTCGATCCGCGTCTCCAGCCTCGGCTACGAGACCGTGAGCGAGGTCGTGGATCTCAACGAGACGACGTCGCTGGACTTCGCGCTCCCCCTCAGGCCCGTCGTCGTGTCGGAACTCAGGGTGACGGCCGACCGGGAACCTCCGGACCTCGACCCGGCGAGCGTGGACATGAGCGTCGTCCGGCTCGACATCCCCTCCCTTTCCGAACTCCCGCTCGTACTTGGCGAGGCGGATCCGGTCCGCACGCTGACCCTCTATCCCGGAGTCAGCACGGCGAACGACGCGACGACAGCGATCAACGTGCGCGGGGGCGCGGGCGACGAGAACCAGATTCGCCTCGACGATTCCGAGGTCTTCAATCCGGCCCACGCCATCGGCCTCTTCTCGACCTTCAACTCGGACGCGGTGGGGGACGTCACGCTCTACAAGGGCGGGATCCCGGCCCGTTACGGCGGCCGGCTCTCTTCCGTGCTGGAGATTCACCAGCGCGAGGGCAACTCGCGCGAGTTCGAGGGAGCGGCGACGATCGGCCTCCTGTCCAGCCGCCTGAGCCTCCAGGGGCCGCTCCTCGACGGGCGGGGATCCTGGCTCGTCGCGGGCCGCCGCACCTACGCGGACCTCTTCCTGGGCCTGTCGAGCGACCCCTCGATCCAGGAGAGCACCGCCTACTTCTACGACCTCAACGCGAAGGCGAACGCCCGCTACGGCGCCACCGGCCAGGTCATGCTCTCCGGCTACTTCGGCCGCGACCGGCTGCGGATCGGGGCCCAGGCCTCCGCCGCGTGGGGGAACGCGACGGGCACGGTGCGCTGGAACCACGTGTTCGGCCCGGTCTTCTCCCACGTGACCGTGACCTACAGCGACTACGAGTATCACATACAGAACAGCTTCAACGCCAAATCCGCCTCGCTCGACGCGGGGATCCGCAACTTCAGCGTGACCGTCGACGAGTCATGGGACCTGAGCCCGTCGGACCGGCTGGAGTTCGGACTGGGGCTCCGCAGCTACGAGATCCAGCCCGCGAACATCGCTCCCGGCGAGGGCTCCGCGGTCATCGCGACCGAGTTCGAGTCCCGGAAGGGCCTCGCTCCCGAGGCGTACATCGAACACGAAACGGAGATCGGACGCCTGGGGCTCCGCTACGGGCTGCGGGCGAGCGGGTTCATCCGGCGCGGTGGCGCGACGATCTACGACTACGAGAACGACGCGCCCGTCGTCTATCGCCCGGCACTGGGCCGGTACGAGCCCGGCGCCATCGTGGACAGCACGCGGTACGGAAACGGCGAGACGATCGTCTCCTACGGGGGGATCGAACCGCGGCTCGGAGTGCGCTTCGGGCTCAGCGACGCCTCGTCGCTCAAGGCGAGCTACTCCCGCACGCGGCAGTACCTGCGGTTGGTGACGAACACGAACTCTCCCACTCCGCTCGATCTGTGGGATCCCGTGGGGCCGTACGTGAAACCGCACGTCGCCGACCAGTTTGCGCTCGGCTACGTCACCACGCTCGCCGGGGGGCGCTACGCGCTTTCGGGAGAGGTTTACTACAAGCGGGCGCGCCATCTGATCGACTACGTGGATGGCGCGGACATCTACTTCAGCCGGCGCCTCGAAACGCTTCTCCTGCCGGGCGAGGGGCGCGGGTACGGGGCGGAATTTCTCCTGAGGAAGACCCGCGGACGCCTCACCGGATGGGCGAGCTATACCCTCGCCCGCTCGGATCAGCGGACGCCCGGACTCACGGCGGCGGATCCCGGGGTCAACGGCGGAGACTGGTATCCATCCCCCTACGACCGAACGCACGACTTTGCGCTCACGGGACTGTACAGATTCGGCGAGGACTGGAGTCTGGGAGCGAACTTCGTCTTCGCCACGGGACTGCCGACGACGTACCCCGTCGCGCGGTATCAGTTCGCGGGCCTGATCCTGGGAGAGTACGGGCCGCGGAACGCCAGGCGCCTTCCGGACTATCATCGTCTGGACGTGTCGGCCACCAGGAGGTGGGGGCGGGGAGAACTCCAGTTCGGGCTCTTCAACGTGTACAACCGCTTCAACGCGCAGGCCATCGCCTTCCGCCAGAACCGGGATTCGCGCACGGTCACCGAGGCGGTGGAGACCGCCGTGTTCGGCTTGGTGCCGAGCATCAGCTACCGGTGGAACTTCTGA